The genomic region TACAGCCTGtaattacaaataataatgtgtaacatttgtatgtacctttaaattgtattcttgtgtatttatctattttttattttacttaattttttttctctattttgtgCTCTATTATTCTCATACTACTCTTGCttctatgtctgtgttgctgcaacaaccaaattttCCCCCAGGACgaataaagtattatcttatcttgcCATTTAACATCCCTAGTGACTGTGGAGTTTTACCTTTActtcttagtcttagtcttatcTGGATTATTGTTGGTTTATTAGAACAGATAAGATGTACGGTTTGTCATGACTTTTTCTCCTTCTCAAACACTCACTGTAACATCACAATACTAAAAAACGTAGCTTTAAGACAGATATAACATATAAGTGTATCAATCACATGGAAACAAAGATAATAATTGACAGGATGAAACTTTGATGTCCAACAAAAAAATGCAGTCATTCAGAgatgtttaaagacatgaacAGATCATGAAATAGGAATCACGTGAAAGCTGATATCTGTGTCTCGTCAATTATTCAATAtcaacataaaaatataaacactaaGCTTTTGTTTCAAGAAAATGAGTCAGTAATGAAAACttcaataaaatatgaaacacgTCATGTGAACTGAAGTATGACAGGAGATTCTTCATCTCTGATTCAGTGAAATATTCAGTCTCATTGATGATTTAAAAGCAGGACATGCAAAGAGCAGCTGTCCTGCCCATCTTAAaaatttttataatttttacaAATTACCTATATGGTTAAAATGACCACACAGTTGTATAATAACacatatattcatttatttgtactATATAGTTTGAAAAACGTTTTTCTCCCCTGTTGAAAACGTTTAGTTTGTGGTCAGCAAACATAAAAACTCTCAGCTCTAAATGTTATTTCTAAAGTCAGATGTTTCTggatcacatttaaaaacatgtcactggGTTACTGGattattaataaaacaaagactagTAGATGACTCGTTTGCTTCAGACTTTCCTGAGCAGTCATACAAAGTCGATCTCAGAGAGCTGTACTTGTGATATGTGATGTGTGACACTAAAAACAACAGCCGACACAGGCTCTTCTGAATAACTGGTTTATTTGGTAAATCTTTGACAGCTTGAAACATTTTTTGCACCAAATGATCTTTACTTACAGACAATATTCACACAAACTGTGCGGGAGCCTCTCTGTGctcacctgcagagacacattCAGGTGCCACAGGTAGGAGGAGACCACACAGGGGGCACAGACAGGGGCTACGCTGCGTTCAGGGTAAGCAGATAAGCAGTGGTGCATTCAAAGGTGTACACAGGCACAGAACACAGAGACTGGCTGAAATACATCCATCTCTAATacagagtaataataataatacatgtttGAGGTAATGCAGACAGCAACACGTGTGAACAAAACAGATtgattattctattttatttaaagctcacTAAATTATTCACATTCATGTTTTCTACCCTCTGAACTTTTTTCACTTTAGGCCCAAAGATTACTGACGGGTATGACGGAGGATACATGAGTAAATACTGAGAGGAGAGGTGTGTCCtctcagagagaagcagaggggGCTGATGggtaataaaacagaaagagtGCATAGTGAGATGAAAAGCTACAGCAGAGTTTAAGTGACAAATACCACGCTGATTATCTCTGTCTCCATGCTGTCGTCTGATAGTCGCTCGTCTTTAGTCCAACGTGTTAAGATGGTACgatccacagtgtgtgtgtgtgtgtgtgtgtgtgtgtgtgtgtgtgtgtgtgtgtgtgtgtgtgtgtgtgtgtgtgtgtgtgtgtgtgtgtgtgtgtgtgtgtgtttgtgtcagacagAGTAAGGTGCAGCTGTCACATGTTTCTCGTGGATGTAGATGGAACTGTGAGCGGACAGACTGAACAGACATGTAAATATACTGCAAGTATagtacatatgtgtgtgtgtgtgtgtgtgtcatgttacTGTATACAGTCCATCACGTGTATCTGCAGTGTGTCCATGTCTGGAGCCTGGTACTGGCACTTAGGACAACATAAATCTGGCAGCTCCTCGGCTCCAGCTGCTCCCTGGTCTCCTACAGGTAACATCCCCTGGTTACGGTACGACGGGGCGGGAGGCACCGTGTTGAAGGCTGCACCTGGAAACAcacctgaggaagaggaggggggaggaagagtGTGACTTTTTATAAACTAAATGAAGAATGAATTTACTGTGAACGCCATGGTTTGAttaatctgtgatgaaataatgATTACATTGAATACTTTTTACTAAACAGACCCACACAtcacacaacagaaacacacactgtttggccagatgaagaagaagatatTCTTTATCAGTCCCCGAGCGGTGagcatgctacacacacacacaggctgagacacacacacaggatcctGTAGACATGCActgatggagagatgtcagaggaggaggctgcACATACATGAGCGCCCTGTGCAGAGGGGGAATTTGATGTCTTGCTCAAGGGCCCCCTTTCAGCTACCAACTCAATCCCAAACTCATTCTGTGCTGAGACCTGAGCCAGCTCCTGAGCCAAGTCCTTACAGAATGAGctactgccatctagtggttaGATGCATTAATGTGTGCGAGTGTCGTCAAAGTGAATTTACTACAACACAAACTTTTAGCCACTGAAGTAAAGTtagagagcacagagaggcaTGCAGGACCTGATCATTGAGCAGTTCTgactcttcttttaaaaaataaaaaatatattttttatttaagttgtaTTGAAATGACTTTAACTAGTTTACAGGGTTCCAAAAGTTTTCATGAAATGTTTGGTCTGTTCCTcgattttgactttttattctcTGAAACTGTGAACTGTTCCTCACAGGGACATAAACTCATTCATAAAGGGCTAAGGAAGGATATTCactttgcgtgtgtgtgcgtgtgcatgtgcgtgtgtgtgtgtgtgtgtgtgtgtgtgtgtgtgtgtgtgtgtgtgtgcgtgtgtgtgtgcgtgtgtgtgtgtgcgtgtgtgtgtgtgtgtgtgtgtgtgtgtagcctgGACGTACCTTGTGGAGGGGGAATGTGTGGGGCCCGTGCTGGGAAGTCTTCCTGGTGTCTCAACTTCATTTGCTCCATACGTGCTCTGTAAGAGAGACAGGTTCATGTATCATGTGACATCATCATGAGGCTCAGAGTTACACGTGGAGAAGCTACAGTCTCAGCAGGATGCTGACATCTCATCTGactcagagcagagagggagattcTGCACAAGACCACAAACCGACACAAACATCCCCATGCACACGTTTAGGAAACATGATCATCATAACGGATCTGAGCCACAGTGAGACGTTTTTTTTACCGTGATGTGGCTTCCTGTTTGTGCCGTTCGAGCTCAGCTCGGGCCTGAGTCAGctgttcctgcagctcctccttctTCTGATTCAGCTTCTCTCTCGCTTCTCGCTCCGCTAAGAAGTCTGCTTTATAGATGTCAGCCTGAACACACGCAGAGAGATCACAAGTGGAGAGGGGTCAGCTTTACGCAGTGAGGCTGTCAATGCGTTCGGATGAGTTTAAGGTTGTTTCagctgcttcacaggaaaaCCCAACATCTACCACTCTGAAGAGCACGATGACTAACTGAAAAGAACTGTGAAGTGAGGCCTTACATGTGTTAAAGACCAGCTAAACACTGGGTCAGGAGTTTAGTTTGCATGAATGTGAAGATAAAGAAAGTCTTCTATTGACAGAAGATTTGATCAGAATGAGTTCAGAGTTTCATCCTGAGGTGATAGAGACGTTTAAATCACAGACCAAAGAGGAGGGCAGACACATCGTGAGGGGGTTAAACACTCGGTGTTAAACAGACCTGTCACTGATCATGACTCTCTGAAGTGAACCTAACACTCTGAATGAGAACACAGATTGAGACTCCACCACACCTGTGCAGTGAGAACAGGAACAGTCTCCAGAgagcctctctgctgctctaCCTCCTCCTTCAGTTTATCGATCAGGTCCTGTTTCAGAGCCAGCGCTCTCTCCGCCTCCTCCAGACGACTGCACAGGTCTCCCCCCTGAGAGACGAGTACAGCTCATGATCAAAGAGTCCATGGATCAAACTAACAAAGGTACAgtgatttaaaatgtgtatttactTCACTCTTCAGTTTGGCATCGTAGTCTCTGAAGAGACACGTGTAGGCGTGCTGCAGCTGGGTCAGTTTCTTCCTGAGCAGAGATAAGATCGACTTTACAGTCAGGTAAACCAGGACACTGTGATCACAacaagcagctctgtgtgtgtgtgtgtgtgtgtgtgtgtgtgtgtgtgtgtgtgtgtgtgtgtgtgtgtgtgtgtgtgtgaacccaCTTCTCCTCTGCCACTACATGTCTCTCCGTCTTCAGGGCCTGCTCCAGgctctgtgtttgcagcagcagtttgtcCATGGCGACCTGGTgctgcctcctctgctgctcctggtcCCGCTCTGCCACCTGCAGCCCCTTCACCTTACTGCACAGCCTGAGCGGAGTGaacacagacacaggtgagCACAGAGAGACCTAGACACGCTCTGACGTCCATGCTGAGGCAATGTAAGGACTCACTTTTCTTCCATCACTTTGCGCTCGTGTTCACTTTTGTCCAGACAGCTCTGCCTCTCGTTCAGCTCTGCCAGCAGAGACGTAGCCTGAGCTTTCAGAGCCTCGCAGTCCTTCGCCATCTGCAGAAACATGAGAGTGAGGCTGTGACTTTAGCACTTCATCAGTTGAGAGATTTTAGAAGTTGAATCCTACCTGAGCACAGTCTTTGTCCTTCTGTTTGAGCAGAGCTTCAGTTCTGTCCCGCTGAGCTGAACTCTTCTGCAGATAATCcagcttctcctccagctcACGATGCCTGCAGAAGGAACAGCTTCGTTAAACTGAGGTTTCATAAATCACAACCTCACGTCTTCAGGTCAGTCTCATTTCAGACTGACTGATTATCATAAGCTGTGCTTCAGTCTTTCAGTTGTTTCATGTTTTGATAATTTCCCCTCCTAAATGCAAAGAAATTTTTGTATCTAATGTATGAAACTAAAAGAACACTGTTTGTGATTAATCTGTTGTAGAGTGttcacagaacagacaaaatGAAGAAGAGATTAAATCAAACTCACTGTTTTTGTAGCTTTCTTTGAAATCTTTGTGtcttttacaaaagaaaaagacgTCCACGAGTTGTTTCAGACGTCTGAGTTCAGAGTGAAACCTTCATGAAGATTTTACCTTTGACATGTTTCTTCTTAAAGCTATGACTCCAGGATCATTAACTCCCTTCTCAGTCTGACGCTGATCCTAACCTAGTTTAAATCCCCTTTTTTAAACTtcctatttattttaaagttttcagaAACATGAATTAAATCTGAGCTGTACTGAAACTAAAACTTAAAGAAGAAACATCCCGAGTggatctctgcctctctcttcctGAACTTCAGACCGTCTGAGATATTTTTGGTTCAGTTTTTGTCTCAGACAACGTCGTCCACAAATACCTCACACATTATTTATCTTACTCCTCTGAACAGACTAAAATTATATCCCAACAGACAGCTTTTAACCCTTTCATGAAGACACAGACGACGACGTGAAGACGCCTCAGATCATTCACAGACATAACAGAAGAGTATGGATGTAAACGTTACAAATCACAGACGTGTGAATAAAACCGCAACAAAGTAAAGGTTTCTGATTTACAAGATCAgaacaaatcaaacaacacagaaagtaAAGTGATGGAGGAAACAGGCATGCAGAAGTTACAGCGAAAACGTGCAGACAGTGAGAGAGGAGCCACACAGAGCGAGGGCTCACCTGCCCTGTGTGGCCTGAAGCTGCTCTGTGAGTTTAGCCAGGCTAGAGCTAgaaacggagagagagaggagagagagagggggaggaagaagaggagggagagaggaagaggaggaggagggtgagtaAGGGAAAAGGACAgggtggaggagaagagaaggaaaaggaaggaaggaaggaaggaagaggagagagtggaagaggaggaggcagaggaaggaggaggaggagaagtaaGACatacatgaggaggaggaaaaggaggagaaagaggaaaagacagagggggaggaggtcgaggaagaggggggaaacgagtaggaggaggagcagaaggaaGGGGGAGGAAgacagatgaggaggagggtggaggagggggaggaagaggaagaggatgatgaggaaggggaggaggaggagaaggaggagggggaggaaaagaaagaggaggagggggagaaagagatTGGAAGGATTGTATTAGGCAGAAGAACAGGATTATAAAGCATGCCGTTCTCCGTCCTCTCTGTTTCAGTAGATTAACAGTTcagttaaagggacagttcgctctttaagtttaatttggttAAAAACATAAAGCTCAGTGTGTTAGTGTTAATCGTGTGTTTGAtatcagcagcagaaacacctCATACCAGTCTGAGGAGTGCTGAGCCTCCGAGCGATGAGGAACCGCCTCTTCAGTTATGTTGCTCGCCTGAAAAAACATTCATACATGAGTTTAgatcacagaggaggaagataaCTCTCTATCTGTCCGAATCTACAACCAGACAAGATGTTCACAAGCAGCTCAATGTCTCATAAAGAGAGACGGACTACCGGGGGAAGACAACAGAAGGAGTGAACCTCTGCAGTGGGGTGTGAGTTTAAGAAGTGAGGAGCTGGACTTTAATGTTTCCTACATCAGGTATCTAAAGCTGGAATTCAAATGTTAACAAAGAAgctttaaaatatcaaagcagCTGGAGTCTATTTAAATGAACATGTTTCATAAGATGGTGTTTGTTCCTCCTGTTTGATCAGTCTGTATCTGAAACCTCCTCACTCACATCATACAGCTTAGACTTTTAATAAAGTCTGTGCTGAGAGCAGAGATGAGTATTTAAAGGGTTAAACAGCCTGATGATCACTCTCTAACCCTgaaaatccacaggatgcgtgtgcgccgcgttccGCCAGTGACACAGCTTTGCTCTGTCCGAGGGCTTGCACCCTGCTCCACAGGACGCGTGTTTGGAACGTAGCACAaactcagagcagccaggatcagctgggtccagtaaCTActtacaaacaacaggttacagagcctttctgtggttgcaTTACTGCTCATGtggagagtattccattacttttgtgctttaatcatcactgagtatgctgcatacctataaagttttgattttgcagggttagatgagtttaatatgaataattctgctctatttttttgtcctgttaccttctgacacagttatcatcttaaagtcctgttatagtcgacctggatcactgatatgtggctgtttgtatcttacatccataatcaatgagtatttctgaattagcggatgttgcatgtgatccttgtgcctgacttcctatCCAGGTCGTTATTTTCTGTGTAGATTGACCCTTGCTGGAAGTGTTACTCTGGCAGAGCTGAGACGTGCCACGGCGCTCCCTCTGGACACTAGAGCATTGAttagaatgggaacgtatcaGCTGCGCGACGTAACGCAACGCATCCTGTGGAATTTTGGAGTAATAATCAAATATATCAGTTCTGTACGGCTGCTTCAGCAACACTTCTATACACTGTTTCCCGTGGTTGTTCTCCCTGTAGTGTTCAGTAACCACGGCTGAGTGTGAGTCCTCCCTGATTTCCTGCATGGTAGTCACCTGACCTGTCTCTAACCTGAGCCCGGGCTCAGTTCACCTGTGTGCTGCTCAGTTTCTTACGTGTGCCCGGGCCAGTTTTCCTTGTAGCTGGTCGATGCAGCGCCTCATtcgctctttctctttctctccctcctccctctccctctccatctcttcGTTCTTCTTCCTCAGCTCTTTCATCCCTTCCTCCAGCTTTTCTTTGTGGCTcttcagcagctgcaggaagTCGTTTGCACCTTCGAC from Notolabrus celidotus isolate fNotCel1 chromosome 11, fNotCel1.pri, whole genome shotgun sequence harbors:
- the ikbkg gene encoding NF-kappa-B essential modulator isoform X1 → MMVDLNTVSGMVQPQPDGPMQWEMSGEDSGGALRVPPELASNEVVTRLLGDNQQLREALRRSNLALRQRCEEMEGWQRRTREEREFLSCRFQEARALVERLAQENHSLQGLVNGPAPPSSSPSSSYLSNQCCSSSQTEELQGRPARNGPLDGPQTLDQRDKKRVEETDRHTQTTPPRSLGDASVHSSLSSALLSPPSSLPEVWGENGQPVEGANDFLQLLKSHKEKLEEGMKELRKKNEEMEREREEGEKEKERMRRCIDQLQGKLARAHASNITEEAVPHRSEAQHSSDWHRELEEKLDYLQKSSAQRDRTEALLKQKDKDCAQMAKDCEALKAQATSLLAELNERQSCLDKSEHERKVMEEKLCSKVKGLQVAERDQEQQRRQHQVAMDKLLLQTQSLEQALKTERHVVAEEKKKLTQLQHAYTCLFRDYDAKLKSEGGDLCSRLEEAERALALKQDLIDKLKEEVEQQRGSLETVPVLTAQADIYKADFLAEREAREKLNQKKEELQEQLTQARAELERHKQEATSRARMEQMKLRHQEDFPARAPHIPPPQGVFPGAAFNTVPPAPSYRNQGMLPVGDQGAAGAEELPDLCCPKCQYQAPDMDTLQIHVMDCIQ
- the ikbkg gene encoding NF-kappa-B essential modulator isoform X2 → MMVDLNTVSGMVQPQPDGPMQWEMSGEDSGGALRVPPELASNEVVTRLLGDNQQLREALRRSNLALRQRCEEMEGWQRRTREEREFLSCRFQEARALVERLAQENHSLQGLVNGPAPPSSSPSSSYLSNQCCSSSQTEELQGRPARNGPLDGPQTLDQRDKKRVEETDRHTQTTPPRSLPVEGANDFLQLLKSHKEKLEEGMKELRKKNEEMEREREEGEKEKERMRRCIDQLQGKLARAHASNITEEAVPHRSEAQHSSDWHRELEEKLDYLQKSSAQRDRTEALLKQKDKDCAQMAKDCEALKAQATSLLAELNERQSCLDKSEHERKVMEEKLCSKVKGLQVAERDQEQQRRQHQVAMDKLLLQTQSLEQALKTERHVVAEEKKKLTQLQHAYTCLFRDYDAKLKSEGGDLCSRLEEAERALALKQDLIDKLKEEVEQQRGSLETVPVLTAQADIYKADFLAEREAREKLNQKKEELQEQLTQARAELERHKQEATSRARMEQMKLRHQEDFPARAPHIPPPQGVFPGAAFNTVPPAPSYRNQGMLPVGDQGAAGAEELPDLCCPKCQYQAPDMDTLQIHVMDCIQ